The proteins below come from a single Vitis riparia cultivar Riparia Gloire de Montpellier isolate 1030 unplaced genomic scaffold, EGFV_Vit.rip_1.0 scaffold644_pilon_pilon, whole genome shotgun sequence genomic window:
- the LOC117910195 gene encoding endochitinase EP3-like — MAIKLVAILLVGVLAGALPAFVLAQNCGCAAGLCCSQYGYCGTGDDYCGTGCQAGPCYSSGGSSVSDVVTEGFFNGIISQAAGSCAGKNFYSRNAFLEAASSYPQFGQDGSADDSKREIAAFFAHVTHETGHFCYIEEIDGASKDYCDESNTQYPCVAGKGYYGRGPLQISWNYNYGPAGQSIGFDGLNNPETVANDPVVSFKTAFWFWMNNVHSIIGQGFGATIRAINSMECGGGNTAAVNARIGYYTDYCNQFGVSTGGNLSC; from the exons ATGGCTATCAAGCTGGTGGCAATCCTTCTTGTTGGGGTCCTCGCCGGAGCCCTCCCTGCCTTCGTGCTGGCCCAGAACTGCGGTTGCGCCGCGGGTCTGTGTTGCAGCCAATATGGGTATTGCGGGACCGGGGATGACTACTGTGGGACTGGGTGCCAGGCAGGCCCTTGCTATTCGTCCGGAGGTAGTTCTGTCTCTGATGTTGTGACGGAGGGTTTCTTCAATGGGATTATTAGTCAAGCTGCTGGGAGTTGCGCCGGGAAGAACTTCTACTCGCGTAATGCCTTCCTTGAGGCTGCCAGTTCGTATCCTCAGTTTGGCCAGGATGGTTCCGCAGATGACTCCAAGCGGGAAATCGCTGCTTTCTTTGCTCATGTCACGCATGAGACCGGAC ACTTTTGTTACATAGAAGAAATAGATGGTGCCTCTAAGGACTATTGCGATGAGAGCAACACACAGTACCCATGTGTAGCTGGAAAGGGTTACTATGGTCGTGGACCGCTTCAAATATCATGGAACTACAATTATGGGCCGGCTGGACAGAGCATAGGGTTTGATGGCTTGAACAATCCTGAAACGGTGGCTAATGATCCAGTAGTGTCCTTTAAAACAGCATTTTGGTTCTGGATGAATAATGTGCACTCTATCATAGGACAAGGATTTGGAGCCACAATTCGAGCCATCAATAGTATGGAATGTGGTGGAGGAAATACCGCTGCTGTCAACGCACGTATCGGATATTATACAGATTATTGCAATCAATTTGGTGTTTCAACCGGTGGCAATCTTTCTTGCTAA